In the Leptospira selangorensis genome, one interval contains:
- a CDS encoding class I SAM-dependent DNA methyltransferase: MKLYSELAEYYFDIEKNARKFEMETQFIDRLFRKHRVRNILDLGCGTGEHVTHFQSLGYKSRGIDSSIKMIEVAKKRYSHCKFEVGAMQSYKSQEKWDAIISLFGSFNYLLSNEEVEAALKNLELNLKPAGIAVLEVWNAEPLRKIKRKAIGPVAQIKAKNTTIQRNRGFRLVRADQSTVVEVNYIYNLNAKEIKDKHLMRAYFLVELQRMLAKHRMEILHVYSNYNELKFKSNASRMILVLKKKSN; this comes from the coding sequence ATGAAACTCTACTCGGAACTGGCAGAATATTACTTCGATATTGAAAAGAACGCTCGAAAATTCGAGATGGAAACCCAATTTATAGACAGGCTTTTCCGAAAACATAGGGTCCGAAATATTTTGGATCTAGGTTGTGGAACTGGAGAGCATGTCACTCATTTCCAAAGCCTTGGATACAAATCCAGAGGGATAGATTCCTCCATCAAAATGATAGAGGTCGCCAAAAAAAGATATTCCCATTGCAAATTCGAAGTGGGGGCAATGCAATCCTATAAGTCCCAGGAAAAATGGGACGCAATCATCAGCTTATTCGGCTCCTTTAATTATTTATTATCTAATGAAGAAGTAGAAGCAGCTCTTAAAAATCTGGAGTTGAATCTAAAACCTGCAGGTATCGCAGTTTTAGAAGTTTGGAATGCGGAACCTCTTCGTAAGATCAAAAGAAAAGCGATCGGCCCAGTAGCTCAAATCAAGGCCAAAAATACTACCATCCAGAGAAACAGAGGATTTCGTCTAGTCAGGGCGGACCAATCCACAGTTGTTGAAGTAAATTATATCTATAATCTGAATGCAAAAGAGATCAAAGATAAACATTTAATGAGGGCCTATTTCCTGGTAGAACTCCAAAGAATGCTCGCAAAACACAGGATGGAGATCCTACATGTTTACTCCAACTATAACGAATTAAAATTCAAAAGTAATGCGAGTAGAATGATCCTCGTTTTGAAAAAGAAGAGTAATTAA
- a CDS encoding chemotaxis protein CheX: MSLNIDPLLDEKFILTISQIFPEFLEKNLGVQAVREAFGPSKNEGLCYENCTAVDFQGEAKGKLFLAMDGYTKLKLLPKIARSFHIDPTIRSHAASIMLEFANQICAELISEMKLGRFQIDILPPENLNNKLVPIDLENLRQYILIYFLKDEDAKEYLGRIYLILLMQKY, from the coding sequence ATGTCTTTGAACATAGATCCTTTATTGGATGAAAAATTCATACTTACAATTTCTCAGATCTTCCCGGAGTTTTTGGAAAAAAACTTAGGAGTCCAGGCTGTTCGAGAAGCATTTGGTCCTTCTAAAAACGAAGGTTTATGTTACGAGAATTGTACTGCTGTGGATTTCCAAGGAGAAGCCAAGGGTAAACTTTTTCTTGCAATGGACGGTTATACTAAGCTTAAACTTCTCCCTAAAATTGCCAGATCCTTCCATATAGATCCTACAATCCGAAGCCACGCTGCTTCTATCATGTTGGAATTTGCAAATCAGATCTGCGCCGAACTTATCTCCGAAATGAAATTGGGAAGATTCCAAATAGATATTCTTCCCCCTGAAAATCTGAACAATAAATTGGTACCTATCGATCTGGAAAATTTAAGACAGTATATTCTGATCTATTTTCTGAAAGACGAGGACGCCAAAGAATATCTGGGCAGGATCTATCTCATTCTTCTGATGCAAAAATATTAA